Proteins from a single region of Coriobacteriia bacterium:
- a CDS encoding response regulator produces RTTSRKMLGKKVAVEKLLQLEEAKLDADEPTHCKDARNCNLPDCPAYHAEDLRCWLMSGTLCGADHHPGTFAEKRDACLECDFHTDHADMFDALDGVEPAEVELKYDEDELVVKVGVSAVVDSAGDYIGRVIALRDITAEREIADMKNEFVSTVSHELRTPLTSIKGYVDLILDGSAGEINEVQQEFLGIVKENSDRLVELINEMLDISRIESGRVHLRVEPMGIAESIEGSVDTFRAVLAQTGRSIEIHIPAHLPPVIADRDRVGQVMINLLSNALKYSPGGGRVDVTASHNGDFVTVAVTDQGLGIGKEDLKRLFTKFYRVDSAMTREIGGTGLGLSICKNIIELLGGEITVKSKLGSGSTFSFTLPVATDDMVRTPSLAGPNEVSGTVLVVDRDPYVADLIETYLVKRGYSVVKAHTADEAMATAIKIKPGAITLDVILEGTDGFDLLHRLKEEPTTTGIPVVVLSIVCDEGRSCRLGAANYLEKPIDHGRLLDMIDQLVGSKDSPVALVVDDDRDVVKFLSETLRKKGFAVVGAYDGAEAIASLESGQIPDIIVTDLVMPKVDGYDLIQTVKTTEKWADIPIVLMTAHRIDPTRIDILDLTTYHLSKPLTPEAIAEEVGAILERKGVMGGTQ; encoded by the coding sequence CGCACCACGTCGCGCAAGATGCTGGGCAAGAAGGTCGCGGTCGAGAAGCTGCTTCAGCTCGAAGAAGCCAAGCTCGACGCCGACGAGCCCACGCACTGCAAGGACGCCCGAAACTGCAATCTGCCTGACTGCCCCGCCTATCACGCCGAAGACCTCCGCTGCTGGCTCATGTCGGGCACGCTGTGCGGAGCCGATCACCACCCCGGCACGTTCGCCGAGAAGCGCGACGCCTGCCTGGAGTGCGACTTCCACACGGACCACGCCGACATGTTCGACGCGCTGGATGGCGTCGAGCCCGCCGAGGTCGAGCTGAAGTACGACGAGGACGAGCTGGTGGTCAAGGTAGGCGTCAGCGCCGTGGTGGACTCGGCGGGGGACTACATCGGCCGGGTCATCGCGCTTCGCGACATCACCGCCGAGCGCGAGATCGCCGACATGAAGAACGAGTTCGTCTCGACGGTCAGCCACGAGCTGCGCACGCCGCTGACCTCGATCAAGGGCTACGTCGACCTGATCTTGGACGGCAGCGCCGGCGAGATCAACGAGGTCCAGCAGGAGTTCCTGGGCATCGTGAAGGAGAACTCGGACAGGCTCGTCGAGCTCATCAACGAGATGCTCGACATCTCGCGCATCGAGTCAGGCCGCGTGCACCTGCGCGTCGAGCCCATGGGAATCGCCGAGTCAATCGAAGGCTCGGTCGACACCTTCCGAGCCGTACTCGCGCAGACCGGCCGTAGCATTGAGATCCACATCCCGGCACACCTGCCGCCGGTCATTGCCGACCGCGACCGGGTGGGCCAGGTGATGATCAACCTGCTCAGCAACGCGCTGAAGTACTCCCCCGGCGGCGGGCGCGTCGACGTCACCGCGAGCCACAACGGCGACTTCGTGACGGTTGCCGTCACGGACCAAGGTCTGGGCATCGGCAAGGAGGACCTCAAGCGGCTGTTCACCAAGTTCTACCGCGTCGACTCGGCGATGACGCGCGAGATCGGCGGAACGGGGCTGGGCCTGTCCATCTGCAAGAACATCATCGAGCTGCTCGGCGGCGAGATCACCGTCAAGAGCAAGCTCGGAAGCGGCTCGACGTTCTCGTTCACGCTGCCGGTAGCCACGGACGACATGGTGCGCACCCCCTCGCTTGCCGGCCCCAACGAGGTCAGCGGCACGGTGCTGGTTGTCGACCGCGACCCGTACGTGGCCGACCTCATCGAGACGTACCTGGTTAAGCGAGGCTACAGCGTCGTCAAGGCGCATACCGCCGACGAGGCGATGGCCACGGCCATCAAGATCAAGCCGGGTGCTATCACGCTCGACGTCATCCTCGAAGGCACCGACGGCTTCGACCTGCTGCACCGCCTGAAGGAGGAGCCCACCACCACCGGAATTCCGGTCGTGGTGCTCTCGATCGTGTGCGACGAAGGCCGCAGTTGCCGTCTCGGCGCGGCGAACTACCTCGAGAAGCCGATCGATCACGGCCGGCTGCTCGACATGATCGATCAGCTCGTGGGCAGCAAGGACTCGCCGGTGGCGCTCGTAGTCGACGACGACCGCGACGTGGTCAAGTTCCTCTCGGAGACGCTACGCAAGAAGGGCTTCGCGGTTGTCGGCGCGTACGATGGCGCCGAGGCGATCGCGTCGCTGGAGTCCGGCCAGATACCCGACATCATCGTGACCGACCTGGTCATGCCCAAGGTCGACGGTTACGACCTCATTCAGACGGTGAAGACCACGGAGAAGTGGGCCGACATCCCCATCGTCCTGATGACGGCGCACCGTATCGACCCGACGCGCATCGACATCCTCGATCTGACCACGTACCACCTCAGCAAGCCGCTTACGCCCGAGGCCATCGCCGAAGAAGTGGGCGCGATCCTCGAG